In Mycolicibacterium nivoides, the DNA window CTCCGCGTCGAAGTACTGCAGGAGATTTCCGGTGTACTCCGGGATCAGATCGATCGAGTGGTCCTGCACCGCAGGCACATACGTCTCGCGGCTGCCGATACCGAACTGCCTGCGGATCTGAAAGTCATTGGCCTCCAGAGCCTGGGCATAGATCTCGGCGATGATCTTGGACTCCGGGAAGTCAGCGGATCCGACCGTGATCGATTTCAGGTCACCCGAGATGGGTCCACCGCCCAGCGGATTGGAGCTTCCGCAGGCCACCGCCAGCGGAACGATCAGGGCGAGCAGGGTCATCGTGATTGCCAGGGTTTTGCGCTGCACAGGCGCATCCTTTCGGCGACGGCGGCGGGACGATCAGCCTCTGACGACCCTAACGGCACACCCGACATGCCGCCGCGCTTTACCTCATGGTGTTTGCTTTGCCGCCATGACGGGCAAAGATGTCAGTATGACCAGCGATCCGTCTGCATCGCCCGATTTGCCTGAGCCGACGCCGAATGTGCCGGTGCCACCGTCTCCCGACCCAGGCAAAGTCCCCGATGCCGGCAAGCCCCCCGCCAAGTCGGGTAAGTCGGGTAAGGCCACCGAGCCCAAACTGACCCGCGCCGGAGCGCTGTGGTCAGCATTGATCCTGGGTTTCCTGGTGCTGATCGTGCTGCTGATCTTCATCGCGCAGAACACCGCCGCGGTCCCGCTCACCTTCCTGGGCTGGCACTGGTCGTTGCCGACGGGCGTGGCCATCCTGGGTGCCGCGGTGGCCGGCGGCCTGCTGACCGTCGCCGCCGGGTCGGCACGGATCTTCC includes these proteins:
- a CDS encoding LapA family protein gives rise to the protein MTSDPSASPDLPEPTPNVPVPPSPDPGKVPDAGKPPAKSGKSGKATEPKLTRAGALWSALILGFLVLIVLLIFIAQNTAAVPLTFLGWHWSLPTGVAILGAAVAGGLLTVAAGSARIFQLRRAAKKNFKAAQRD